A window of the Butyricimonas virosa genome harbors these coding sequences:
- a CDS encoding PKD-like family lipoprotein has product MKRLIFIVGFVAWFLVGCYDDKGNYDYKEINTIDGLMFMPTPIVVEEGNSYRYEYRQPAQEELKVTYSPVFTQSMVEGEDNVEYLWTVAYKEGSENVVDSVFTKELELAYPPKQATKYNVKFRLSDKRTGVDHYRDFIMTTKVPFVNSWFILNGPENDRKLSTVEEPDSTNPIISYDAYKDLWNRERFQKAEALSYVNFLTLSDGMDKCESLYVVQRDSVALMLPFVLEDRKDSRSLFAPGANPSNLVYSESHPMSRYAIAVDNNGKFYHSGGSGYYFTGLTEADVQNYVIDKIYMSRSGFTTIWDKMNRKFMSFNPAENRCYDIPSPDGSYPQNAVESNTVEISDFPVEGLSEEVDGVTHLMEILWLGQGITSGSEETGATAIGVMADTSYVFYIEASDKEKSMRADESPIKVKRVNLGELGFDQNTCFATSSAYAEQFFYTKESKVFLFNTVSKESIELYDAGDVITKLKFRSDVDASFPDNSSPYRCLGIVVNAAGAGELHEVILDEAGDFVTSHTFTGFGEIKDLIFTTVMRVIQ; this is encoded by the coding sequence ATGAAAAGATTAATATTTATAGTCGGATTTGTTGCGTGGTTTCTTGTCGGATGTTATGATGATAAAGGGAATTACGACTACAAAGAAATAAATACGATTGATGGACTTATGTTTATGCCAACCCCGATTGTTGTGGAGGAAGGTAACTCGTATAGGTATGAATATCGTCAACCGGCACAGGAAGAATTAAAGGTAACTTATTCCCCGGTTTTTACTCAAAGTATGGTAGAAGGAGAGGATAATGTGGAGTATTTGTGGACGGTGGCGTATAAGGAGGGTTCTGAGAATGTTGTTGATAGTGTGTTTACGAAAGAATTGGAACTGGCTTACCCTCCGAAGCAAGCAACTAAATATAATGTCAAATTCCGCTTGAGTGATAAGAGAACGGGAGTTGATCATTATCGTGATTTTATCATGACGACTAAAGTTCCGTTTGTGAATTCATGGTTTATCTTGAATGGACCGGAAAATGACAGAAAGTTATCTACGGTGGAAGAACCGGATTCAACGAATCCGATCATCAGTTATGATGCTTATAAAGATTTGTGGAATAGGGAACGATTTCAAAAAGCGGAGGCTTTGTCGTACGTGAATTTCCTTACTCTTTCGGATGGAATGGATAAGTGTGAAAGTTTGTATGTCGTTCAGCGTGATTCTGTTGCTTTGATGTTGCCTTTCGTGTTGGAAGACAGGAAAGATTCCAGATCGTTATTTGCCCCTGGCGCTAATCCCAGTAATTTAGTTTATAGTGAATCTCACCCGATGAGCAGGTATGCTATTGCGGTGGATAATAATGGCAAATTTTATCATTCGGGAGGAAGTGGATATTATTTTACCGGTTTGACAGAAGCTGATGTGCAGAATTACGTGATCGATAAAATTTATATGAGTAGAAGTGGGTTTACCACGATTTGGGATAAAATGAATCGAAAATTCATGTCGTTTAATCCTGCTGAAAACCGGTGTTACGATATTCCAAGTCCCGATGGGAGTTACCCGCAGAATGCAGTTGAGTCGAATACGGTAGAGATAAGCGATTTCCCGGTTGAAGGATTGTCCGAGGAGGTTGATGGGGTGACTCATCTTATGGAGATTTTGTGGTTAGGTCAAGGGATTACTTCGGGATCAGAGGAAACTGGTGCAACGGCTATTGGCGTGATGGCGGATACCAGCTATGTTTTTTATATAGAGGCTAGTGACAAAGAAAAATCAATGAGAGCAGACGAATCTCCGATTAAGGTGAAGAGGGTGAATCTGGGAGAACTCGGATTTGACCAGAATACTTGTTTTGCTACATCTTCTGCTTATGCTGAACAGTTCTTTTACACGAAGGAGAGTAAGGTGTTTTTGTTTAACACGGTAAGTAAAGAGTCGATAGAATTGTATGATGCGGGGGACGTGATTACGAAATTAAAGTTCAGGTCTGACGTTGATGCTTCTTTCCCGGATAATTCTTCCCCGTATCGTTGTTTGGGAATTGTTGTGAATGCGGCTGGTGCTGGTGAATTGCATGAGGTTATTCTAGATGAGGCAGGAGATTTCGTGACGTCGCACACATTTACCGGTTTTGGGGAGATAAAAGATTTGATTTTTACAACAGTAATGAGAGTAATTCAATAG
- a CDS encoding DUF4843 domain-containing protein codes for MRNIYVIISVLLFSLAACQEKEILGYSIERDGLQFDYDTNKMRVTVDFMQEYRTDTTWYSGIPGEGGYYTQRRYTGDSLLKKKIQLNLSMMGHAVDYDREFRLKAVVAEGTDEVAKTFLEFEPSYVFRAGQLRDTVEVYVLNPVARVNYTIGIVLDEENSDPSLELGAKEKSEYQVLLSNRYPQPSQWDASVVGDFSEDKYAFMVTILGKLYDPWADWSSDIAVLLEALNEYNASHPGEEKDFTFPEPPAPVWWSNFEHMLGEYSMAKDQFMKEALGYDYNYFGWWWVEDERGTNQRLRDAYDQYNAEHPNDPLPFEQFPVI; via the coding sequence ATGAGAAATATATATGTTATTATAAGTGTTTTGTTATTCTCTTTAGCGGCGTGTCAGGAAAAGGAGATTCTCGGCTATTCGATAGAACGGGATGGCTTACAATTCGATTATGACACGAATAAAATGAGAGTGACGGTTGATTTTATGCAAGAGTATAGAACGGATACGACGTGGTATTCCGGGATCCCGGGTGAAGGTGGTTATTACACGCAGAGACGGTATACCGGTGATTCTTTGTTGAAAAAGAAGATACAGTTGAATTTATCCATGATGGGACACGCCGTGGATTATGATCGAGAATTTCGGTTAAAGGCGGTGGTGGCAGAAGGTACGGATGAAGTGGCAAAAACTTTTTTGGAGTTTGAACCTTCGTACGTGTTTCGTGCCGGGCAACTGAGAGATACGGTAGAAGTGTACGTGTTGAATCCGGTAGCCCGTGTAAATTACACGATTGGAATTGTTTTGGATGAGGAGAATTCGGATCCTTCCTTGGAGTTGGGAGCGAAGGAGAAGAGTGAGTATCAAGTGTTATTGAGTAATCGGTATCCACAGCCGTCTCAATGGGATGCGAGTGTTGTTGGAGATTTCAGCGAGGACAAGTATGCATTCATGGTAACCATTTTGGGAAAATTGTATGATCCTTGGGCTGATTGGAGTTCTGATATTGCTGTTTTACTTGAGGCTTTGAATGAATACAACGCTTCGCATCCCGGAGAGGAGAAAGATTTTACATTCCCGGAACCGCCGGCTCCTGTTTGGTGGAGTAATTTTGAACATATGCTCGGGGAATATTCAATGGCTAAAGATCAATTTATGAAGGAGGCTTTAGGGTATGATTATAACTATTTCGGTTGGTGGTGGGTAGAGGACGAGAGAGGAACGAACCAACGCTTGCGGGATGCCTATGACCAATATAACGCTGAACATCCGAATGATCCATTACCGTTTGAGCAGTTCCCTGTTATATGA
- a CDS encoding RagB/SusD family nutrient uptake outer membrane protein yields MKNLLLSAICIVSLFLSSCQNWIDVNPKTDIEAEEFFTSEDGFKSALTGLYSMMVLEKSYGRQMTFDFVEKLVQRYDNYAAGSVTDEERAAIYKYGETTSSKNAIAEIWLKLYNEIANINNFLQYLESNGDVIVTEGYRDLMKGEALGLRAFHYFDLLRLWGPIYSQDSTKACIPYREKFNSESAPLMAANEVMKRIVADLKAAEELLKNDPLNYDNVANEPFVGERKHRMNKYAVKAMLARVYLYMGNKAQAASYAREVINNSGLRLVRDNREDVSLYGETIFGLSMYNMEEKLSAYWKDATTFDTQYYISRTNISSVFETNSGIGLNDMRYRSNYGFIHTSGNSFLCRKYLGSGLYGEKIPLIRLAEMYYILAESVALSECGQYINAVKNARGISRAYDVGTNVTEEQRLEELNKEYQKEFFAEGQYFYFLKRHNMKTFYRCPVENFSAYVLPVPDDEKTYGEAE; encoded by the coding sequence ATGAAAAATTTATTATTATCAGCAATTTGCATCGTTTCGTTGTTCTTGTCTTCCTGTCAGAATTGGATTGATGTGAATCCGAAAACGGATATTGAGGCCGAAGAGTTCTTCACTTCGGAGGACGGGTTCAAAAGTGCGTTGACCGGGTTGTATAGCATGATGGTACTGGAAAAATCATACGGGAGGCAGATGACATTTGATTTCGTGGAGAAGTTGGTTCAACGATATGATAATTATGCGGCGGGGTCTGTGACGGATGAGGAACGAGCAGCTATCTATAAATATGGTGAAACGACAAGTTCTAAAAATGCGATTGCCGAGATCTGGTTGAAGTTGTATAACGAGATTGCGAATATCAATAATTTCTTGCAATATCTTGAATCGAACGGGGATGTGATCGTGACAGAGGGGTATCGTGATTTGATGAAGGGGGAGGCGCTAGGGTTACGTGCATTCCACTATTTTGATTTGTTGCGTTTGTGGGGACCGATTTATTCTCAAGATTCGACAAAAGCGTGTATTCCTTACCGGGAGAAGTTCAATTCTGAGAGCGCACCGTTGATGGCGGCTAACGAAGTGATGAAGCGTATTGTTGCCGATTTGAAGGCTGCTGAAGAGTTATTGAAGAATGATCCGTTGAATTATGATAATGTTGCGAACGAGCCTTTTGTCGGGGAGCGTAAGCATCGCATGAATAAGTATGCAGTTAAGGCTATGTTAGCCCGAGTATACTTGTATATGGGAAATAAGGCACAAGCAGCGAGTTATGCTCGGGAGGTAATTAATAATTCCGGGTTACGGCTTGTACGTGACAACAGGGAAGATGTGTCTTTGTATGGGGAGACTATTTTCGGACTTTCCATGTATAATATGGAGGAGAAGTTGTCTGCTTACTGGAAAGATGCTACCACTTTCGACACGCAGTATTATATTTCTCGAACCAATATTTCGTCCGTGTTTGAAACAAATTCGGGGATTGGGTTGAATGATATGCGTTATCGCTCGAATTATGGTTTTATTCATACTTCCGGGAATAGTTTCCTTTGTCGCAAATATTTAGGCAGTGGACTGTATGGAGAGAAAATCCCGTTGATCCGTTTGGCTGAAATGTACTATATATTAGCTGAATCGGTAGCCTTGTCTGAATGTGGGCAGTATATTAATGCGGTGAAGAATGCCAGAGGTATTTCTCGGGCATATGATGTCGGTACGAATGTGACCGAAGAGCAACGTTTGGAGGAATTGAATAAAGAGTATCAGAAAGAGTTTTTTGCTGAAGGACAGTATTTTTACTTCCTGAAGAGGCATAACATGAAAACTTTCTACCGTTGTCCCGTGGAGAATTTTTCAGCTTACGTGTTACCGGTTCCGGATGACGAAAAAACATATGGAGAGGCTGAGTAA
- a CDS encoding SusC/RagA family TonB-linked outer membrane protein has product MKLNDVLDTLASVAKVRFFYNHSQVDVNKKVSFNVKDRELDYVLMLALGDQPVSVEYQVNRVVVLKYQKPTQGVTIYKISGIVIDASTKEPLPGASIILKENKGMGVVTDFDGKFFIEVPQGTSALLVSFVGYEEETVNVTGGNMENLEIKLTEKTTEIEDVVVTGMAPRKVESFSGGYVSVKGSELKKISPNNLLKALQVFDPSFRIVENNNAGSNPNAMPEFRLRGDVQLGNGGVDANSMEMMMGDYSQRPNMPLFVLDGFETTLQRIVDLDPERVESITILKDAAATAIYGSKASNGVLVVETKKPLPGALNISYSMNMGISVPDLSDYNLMDAEEKLEYERMAGVFSTTSQLNYYNKYKEEILRGVDTYWLSEPLRTAVTHRHTLTMEGGDEALRYNLGINYSREPGVMKESGRNSMGLNLSLQYRRKKWNIQNQLSLTNVRGDNSPYGSFSQYTKLNPYYRKTDENGRYTSLLDQKKLPGEGGGTVNIVNPLYNLLWKYKDFTENFSVVDNFNIECAILDNLRVSAGASITKGTSRMEVFKSMNHTDFLAEQDLTRKGSYNKSTGDNVSWSVNASVNYNYTKDKHLLSLFGRWNVDESKSNSVNLSAMGFPNDNMDDFLFAYEMEDRVSGTESTSRTVGIIGQVSYMYDMRFSVDFSIRGDLSSQFGANTGMAPFWAAGARWNLHREKWLQNTIISNLVLRGSYGVTGSQSYSPYQAKETYSYDDLLFPYPSSDILGAQLKGMGNPDLGWSTTENRSLAVEIGLWNSRVNASFSYYNNYTDELLLDYNMAPSTGFATKTMNVGAVENEGYDISLSVMPIQDYERQIQWSVSMNGSHNRNVIKKISNEMKAMNQKNLEKKNGSPEAIYEEGKSTTQLFVVPSLGIDPATGQEVFLNRNGEKTYIWDPLDKVAIGDTEPKLRGAVSSAFTYKNWSVSLACSYEFGGWWYNQTLVDKIENSSAAYNLDRRALSHRWSENNRDARYKAIKMTNQDTGMSSRFAQKRNEFSFTSLAVGYRFDPKNFKFLQACRIASVSLNATMEELGRISSIRTERGLDYPFARTFSVSLSVLFN; this is encoded by the coding sequence ATGAAATTGAATGACGTGCTTGATACTCTAGCCTCAGTGGCTAAAGTACGCTTCTTTTATAATCATTCACAAGTAGATGTCAATAAGAAAGTATCTTTTAATGTAAAGGATCGTGAGTTGGATTACGTGCTGATGCTTGCTTTGGGGGATCAGCCGGTGTCCGTGGAGTATCAGGTGAATCGTGTCGTGGTTTTAAAGTACCAAAAACCGACACAGGGAGTGACTATTTATAAAATTAGTGGAATTGTTATTGATGCTTCCACAAAGGAACCTCTTCCCGGAGCGAGTATTATTTTGAAAGAGAATAAAGGGATGGGAGTGGTGACGGATTTTGACGGGAAGTTTTTTATAGAGGTTCCTCAAGGAACATCTGCCTTGTTGGTTTCGTTCGTCGGCTACGAAGAAGAAACGGTTAACGTGACAGGGGGAAATATGGAAAATTTGGAGATCAAGTTGACGGAGAAGACCACGGAGATTGAAGATGTGGTGGTGACGGGTATGGCACCTCGTAAGGTGGAAAGCTTTTCGGGTGGTTATGTGTCCGTGAAAGGAAGTGAATTAAAAAAGATAAGTCCGAATAACTTGTTGAAGGCTTTGCAGGTTTTTGACCCGAGTTTTCGTATCGTGGAAAATAATAATGCCGGTTCGAATCCGAATGCCATGCCGGAATTCCGCTTGCGGGGGGATGTGCAGCTAGGAAATGGCGGGGTGGATGCTAATAGCATGGAGATGATGATGGGGGATTATTCTCAACGCCCGAATATGCCGCTTTTCGTGTTGGATGGATTTGAGACTACTTTGCAGCGGATTGTTGATTTGGATCCGGAACGTGTGGAATCCATTACTATTTTAAAGGATGCTGCTGCAACGGCAATCTACGGTTCGAAAGCCTCTAATGGGGTCCTTGTCGTGGAAACGAAAAAACCTCTTCCGGGAGCGTTGAATATTTCGTATAGTATGAATATGGGTATTTCTGTGCCTGATTTGTCGGATTATAATTTGATGGATGCGGAAGAGAAGTTGGAATACGAACGGATGGCCGGTGTATTCAGTACGACGAGCCAGTTGAATTATTACAACAAGTATAAAGAAGAAATTTTAAGAGGGGTTGACACGTACTGGTTGTCAGAGCCCTTGCGGACGGCCGTCACTCACCGCCATACGTTGACAATGGAAGGTGGAGATGAGGCGTTAAGATATAACTTGGGAATAAACTATTCAAGAGAACCGGGAGTGATGAAAGAATCCGGGCGTAACAGTATGGGGTTGAACCTGTCTCTTCAATATCGTCGGAAAAAATGGAATATCCAAAATCAATTAAGCCTGACGAATGTAAGAGGGGATAATTCTCCTTATGGTTCTTTTAGTCAATACACGAAATTGAACCCGTATTACCGGAAAACAGATGAAAATGGACGTTACACGAGTCTTTTGGACCAAAAGAAATTACCGGGAGAAGGAGGAGGAACCGTGAATATCGTGAATCCGTTATATAATTTGTTGTGGAAATATAAAGATTTCACGGAGAATTTTAGTGTCGTGGATAATTTTAATATCGAGTGTGCTATCTTGGATAATCTCCGGGTGTCGGCGGGAGCTTCTATCACGAAAGGTACTTCCAGAATGGAGGTTTTTAAATCCATGAATCATACGGATTTTTTGGCAGAGCAGGATTTGACCAGAAAAGGTTCGTATAATAAAAGTACGGGAGATAATGTTTCATGGAGCGTGAATGCTTCTGTAAATTATAACTACACGAAGGATAAGCATTTATTAAGTTTGTTTGGACGTTGGAACGTGGATGAGTCTAAAAGTAACAGTGTAAACTTGTCGGCAATGGGATTCCCGAATGATAATATGGATGACTTTTTATTTGCTTACGAGATGGAAGACCGGGTAAGTGGAACAGAATCGACTTCTCGAACAGTCGGAATTATCGGGCAAGTTAGTTATATGTATGATATGCGTTTCTCGGTAGACTTTAGTATTCGTGGGGATCTTTCCTCGCAATTTGGGGCGAACACGGGAATGGCACCTTTTTGGGCTGCCGGGGCTCGTTGGAACTTACATCGGGAAAAATGGTTGCAAAACACGATTATTTCAAACTTGGTGTTACGCGGGTCTTATGGTGTCACGGGGTCACAAAGTTATTCTCCTTACCAGGCGAAAGAGACTTACTCGTACGATGATTTGTTGTTCCCCTATCCGTCTTCGGATATATTGGGAGCGCAGTTAAAGGGTATGGGTAATCCGGATTTGGGATGGTCTACGACAGAGAATCGTAGTTTAGCTGTAGAGATAGGATTATGGAATAGTCGGGTAAATGCGTCTTTTTCATACTATAATAATTACACGGATGAGTTGTTGTTAGATTATAATATGGCTCCTTCTACCGGGTTCGCCACTAAAACAATGAATGTTGGAGCTGTGGAAAATGAGGGATATGATATTTCATTAAGTGTGATGCCTATTCAGGATTACGAGAGACAGATTCAATGGAGTGTTTCAATGAATGGTTCGCATAACCGTAACGTGATCAAGAAGATTTCGAACGAAATGAAGGCTATGAACCAGAAAAATTTGGAGAAAAAGAATGGAAGTCCGGAGGCCATTTACGAGGAAGGGAAATCTACCACCCAGTTGTTTGTGGTTCCTTCTTTGGGAATTGACCCGGCCACGGGGCAAGAGGTGTTCTTAAACCGTAATGGAGAGAAAACTTATATTTGGGATCCGCTGGATAAAGTGGCAATAGGTGATACGGAACCGAAATTGAGAGGGGCTGTTTCTTCGGCGTTTACGTATAAAAATTGGAGTGTTTCTCTGGCTTGTTCATACGAGTTCGGAGGATGGTGGTATAACCAGACGTTAGTTGATAAAATTGAAAATTCAAGTGCGGCTTATAATTTGGATCGTCGGGCGTTATCACATCGTTGGAGTGAGAATAACCGGGATGCACGTTATAAAGCGATAAAGATGACGAACCAGGATACGGGAATGAGCAGTCGTTTTGCGCAGAAACGGAATGAGTTTTCGTTTACGTCTTTGGCAGTCGGTTATCGTTTTGATCCGAAGAATTTTAAATTCTTGCAAGCGTGTCGAATTGCCAGTGTGTCGTTGAATGCAACGATGGAAGAACTGGGTAGAATCTCATCCATTAGAACAGAACGAGGATTGGATTACCCGTTTGCTAGAACGTTCAGCGTGTCATTGTCGGTATTGTTTAATTAA
- a CDS encoding alpha-L-fucosidase has translation MRRLFLCMILVSWYTLLKAQYEGMEYYQEQDPAVKVKLEQWQDLKFGFFVHWGPYSQKGYCESWTICTEDVDWIQRDTIISYDEYYRNYVNLKKTFNPVKFNPEYWADLAKEAGMKYFVFTTKHHDGFCMWDTKETDYKITSSECPYHTAPNPDILKELFGAFQKRDFMIGAYFSKPDWNSPYYWSDRWQHGDRNVNYKIKNHPWMWEKFCDFTYNQIKELMTGYGKVDIIWLDGGWVAPENRDQDIKMDRIVEMARGYQPGLIVVDRWIGGKYENYRTPEQKIPEKPWDYPWETCMTMANQWSYLPGDKYKSTRELVHYLVDIVSKGGNFLLNVGVDGNGEIPPEGIKIMKEMGVWMKVNGEAIYETRPIAPYKEAKICYTKHKNNGKVYAIYLNDENEVNPPSQIMLYSISPARGAKISLLGYKGNLSYKRVGNGVLVTLPPSFVKNPACEHAWTLCISGMNEKE, from the coding sequence ATGCGAAGATTATTTTTGTGCATGATACTGGTATCGTGGTATACCTTGTTAAAGGCCCAGTACGAAGGTATGGAATATTATCAAGAGCAAGACCCGGCGGTAAAGGTGAAATTGGAACAATGGCAGGATTTGAAATTCGGTTTTTTCGTGCATTGGGGACCGTATAGTCAAAAAGGGTATTGCGAGTCGTGGACAATTTGCACGGAAGATGTAGATTGGATTCAGCGGGACACGATAATTTCTTATGATGAATATTACCGGAATTACGTGAATCTGAAGAAGACGTTTAATCCGGTGAAGTTTAACCCGGAATATTGGGCTGATCTGGCAAAAGAGGCCGGGATGAAATATTTTGTATTCACGACGAAGCATCATGATGGTTTTTGTATGTGGGATACGAAAGAAACGGATTATAAGATTACTTCCTCGGAATGTCCGTATCATACGGCACCTAATCCGGATATACTGAAAGAATTGTTTGGTGCGTTCCAAAAGCGGGATTTTATGATCGGGGCATATTTTTCGAAACCGGATTGGAATAGTCCTTATTATTGGTCGGATCGTTGGCAACACGGTGATCGTAACGTGAATTACAAAATCAAGAATCACCCGTGGATGTGGGAGAAGTTTTGTGATTTCACGTATAACCAGATAAAAGAGTTGATGACCGGGTACGGGAAGGTGGATATTATTTGGTTAGACGGGGGATGGGTTGCACCGGAAAATCGGGATCAGGATATCAAAATGGATCGAATTGTAGAGATGGCACGAGGGTATCAACCTGGATTGATTGTTGTTGACCGTTGGATTGGCGGGAAATACGAGAATTACCGTACTCCGGAACAAAAGATTCCCGAAAAACCGTGGGATTACCCGTGGGAAACTTGTATGACGATGGCAAATCAGTGGTCTTATTTACCGGGAGATAAATATAAATCAACCCGGGAACTGGTACATTATCTCGTGGATATTGTTAGTAAAGGAGGAAATTTCTTGCTAAACGTGGGCGTGGATGGTAACGGGGAGATTCCGCCGGAAGGAATCAAGATTATGAAGGAGATGGGGGTTTGGATGAAGGTTAACGGGGAGGCGATCTACGAAACTCGCCCGATTGCTCCTTATAAAGAAGCCAAGATTTGTTACACGAAGCATAAGAATAACGGAAAAGTATATGCCATTTATTTGAATGACGAGAATGAAGTGAATCCGCCTTCTCAGATTATGCTGTATAGTATCAGCCCGGCTAGAGGGGCTAAAATCTCGTTGTTGGGATATAAAGGGAATTTGTCTTATAAGCGAGTGGGAAATGGAGTGTTGGTGACACTACCGCCGTCTTTCGTGAAGAATCCGGCTTGTGAACATGCTTGGACGTTATGTATTTCAGGGATGAATGAAAAAGAGTAG
- a CDS encoding TlpA disulfide reductase family protein, with product MYKLFSQLFIMTFFLFPGLSFGEGKKFTINGKIPEMPSGRMIVITQLVDRVDTLGQGDIREGKFVVEGEMNEPCVALIYVEGYGGGFVFILDSDAPYEMELFQSGKSVIKGGKLQSELIAYQGIVAEENEKIKAARTKLEEASEAKHYRTASELQKKLEQVMADAQSRLGEVLERNKDNVFAAYIQTAGMERLDLNRLKECYASLTDKAKATGPGRLVAARIQALEGVDVNAVAPDFTLQTPEGEEVALYDVKGKLKIIDFWASWCGPCRMENPNMVKLYAEFKDKGLSVISVSLDEKKDKWLEAIKKDGLTWLHLSDLKGWKGEIVKLYNIDGVPTIFVLDENNRIIAKNLRGEKLRAFVEERLK from the coding sequence ATGTACAAGTTATTTAGTCAATTGTTTATAATGACTTTTTTCCTTTTCCCCGGATTATCTTTCGGGGAAGGAAAGAAGTTTACGATTAACGGGAAGATACCGGAGATGCCATCGGGCAGAATGATAGTGATTACCCAATTGGTGGATCGAGTGGATACGCTGGGGCAAGGAGATATTCGGGAAGGAAAGTTCGTGGTGGAAGGAGAAATGAATGAACCTTGTGTTGCGTTGATTTATGTGGAAGGGTATGGTGGGGGCTTTGTTTTTATTTTGGATTCGGATGCACCTTACGAGATGGAATTGTTCCAATCTGGTAAAAGCGTGATTAAAGGAGGAAAATTACAGAGTGAGTTAATAGCATACCAAGGAATTGTTGCCGAAGAAAACGAAAAGATTAAGGCTGCCCGAACAAAGTTGGAGGAGGCGAGTGAGGCAAAGCATTACCGCACGGCAAGTGAATTGCAGAAAAAACTGGAGCAAGTGATGGCGGATGCCCAATCTCGTTTGGGAGAAGTGTTGGAGAGGAATAAAGATAACGTGTTTGCAGCCTATATTCAAACGGCAGGAATGGAGCGTTTGGATTTGAATCGCTTGAAAGAGTGTTATGCAAGTTTGACAGATAAAGCAAAGGCAACAGGTCCCGGTAGGTTAGTGGCAGCTCGAATTCAGGCGTTGGAAGGGGTTGATGTAAATGCTGTTGCCCCGGATTTTACGTTACAAACACCGGAAGGGGAAGAAGTTGCTTTGTATGACGTGAAAGGGAAATTGAAGATCATCGATTTTTGGGCATCTTGGTGTGGGCCGTGTCGTATGGAGAACCCGAATATGGTGAAATTGTATGCTGAATTTAAAGATAAAGGTTTGTCCGTGATCAGTGTCTCTTTGGACGAGAAAAAGGATAAGTGGTTGGAAGCGATCAAGAAAGACGGGTTGACATGGTTACATCTTTCTGATTTGAAAGGTTGGAAAGGGGAGATCGTTAAATTGTATAATATTGATGGGGTGCCAACCATATTCGTGTTGGATGAGAATAACCGGATTATAGCGAAGAATTTGAGAGGTGAGAAATTGAGGGCTTTTGTAGAGGAACGATTAAAGTGA